The Paraburkholderia sp. ZP32-5 genome includes a window with the following:
- the tyrS gene encoding tyrosine--tRNA ligase yields MSTESTKPTPAFPITDEVRHALAVTKRGVDELLIEDEFAQKLARSAATSKPLRIKLGLDPTAPDIHIGHTVVLNKMRQLQDLGHTVIFLIGDFTSLIGDPSGRNATRPPLTREQIESNAKTYFEQAALVLDRDKTEIRYNSEWSMPLGADGMIKLASRYTVARILEREDFTKRFQGGVPISIHEFLYPLMQGYDSVALNADLELGGTDQKFNLLVGRELQKQYGQEQQCILTMPLLEGLDGVEKMSKSKNNYIGISEKPTDMFGKLMSISDTLMWRYFELLSFRPMDEIAGFKKQIEAGRNPRDFKVMLGQEIVARFHSQADAERALEDFNHRAKGGVPDDIPTVTLAGAPLAIGQLLKQANLVPSTSEALRNIEQGGVKIDGTTVSDKGLKVEAGEYVVQVGKRRFARVTLTA; encoded by the coding sequence ATGAGCACCGAGTCCACCAAGCCCACCCCCGCGTTTCCGATCACCGACGAAGTCCGTCATGCCCTCGCTGTCACCAAACGCGGTGTCGACGAACTGCTGATCGAAGACGAATTTGCGCAAAAGCTCGCGAGGAGCGCGGCTACGTCCAAGCCGCTGCGCATCAAGCTTGGGCTCGATCCGACCGCGCCCGATATCCACATCGGCCACACGGTCGTGCTCAACAAGATGCGCCAGTTGCAGGACCTCGGCCACACGGTGATTTTTCTGATCGGCGATTTCACATCGCTGATCGGCGACCCTTCCGGCCGTAACGCGACCCGCCCGCCGCTCACGCGCGAGCAGATCGAATCGAACGCGAAGACCTATTTCGAACAGGCCGCGCTCGTGCTCGATCGCGACAAGACCGAGATACGCTACAACAGCGAATGGTCGATGCCGCTCGGCGCAGACGGCATGATCAAGCTCGCGTCGCGCTACACGGTCGCGCGGATTCTCGAACGCGAGGACTTCACGAAGCGCTTCCAGGGCGGCGTGCCGATTTCGATCCACGAATTCCTGTATCCGCTGATGCAAGGCTATGACTCGGTCGCGCTGAACGCGGACCTCGAGCTCGGTGGCACGGATCAGAAGTTCAACCTGCTGGTCGGCCGCGAGCTGCAGAAGCAATACGGCCAGGAACAGCAGTGCATCCTGACGATGCCGCTGCTCGAAGGGCTCGACGGCGTCGAGAAGATGTCGAAGTCGAAGAACAACTACATCGGGATCAGCGAAAAGCCGACCGACATGTTCGGCAAGCTGATGAGCATTTCCGACACGCTGATGTGGCGTTACTTCGAGCTGCTGTCGTTCCGTCCGATGGACGAGATCGCCGGCTTCAAAAAGCAAATCGAGGCGGGCCGCAATCCGCGCGATTTCAAGGTGATGCTGGGTCAGGAAATCGTCGCGCGCTTCCACTCGCAGGCGGACGCCGAGCGCGCGCTCGAGGACTTCAATCATCGCGCGAAGGGCGGTGTGCCCGACGATATCCCGACGGTGACGCTCGCCGGCGCGCCGCTCGCGATCGGCCAGTTGCTGAAGCAGGCGAACCTCGTGCCGTCGACGAGCGAAGCGCTGCGCAATATCGAGCAGGGTGGCGTGAAGATCGATGGCACGACGGTGTCCGACAAGGGCCTGAAGGTCGAAGCAGGCGAGTACGTCGTGCAGGTCGGCAAGCGCCGCTTTGCGCGCGTGACGCTGACGGCTTGA
- a CDS encoding anhydro-N-acetylmuramic acid kinase, whose protein sequence is MMQDPADGIYFGLMSGTSMDGVDGVAVRFAEGKPPEVLAEAFVGFSAGVREALFALQQPGDNEIEREALAANALATRYTVCCHDLLRDSRVAAEDVRAIGVHGQTVRHRPEKGYTRQINNPALLAEMTHIDVVADFRSRDVAAGGQGAPLVPAFHATIFGAKNETRVVCNLGGISNITILNATGGVRGFDCGPANALLDAWAERHLGKPFDENGHFAASGSVNRELLNALLDEPFFSEQPPKSTGRDLFNTDWLDAKLGPFAGVAAADVQATLVALTAVTVAREIERHASDARAVYVCGGGARNPEIMKALQQALEDSGVSGVPVMTTDALGVPPSQVEPLAFAWLAMRCIARLPGNLPSVTGASAERVLGAIYPR, encoded by the coding sequence GTGATGCAAGACCCCGCAGACGGCATTTATTTCGGGTTGATGTCGGGCACCAGCATGGATGGCGTGGACGGCGTGGCCGTCCGGTTCGCTGAAGGGAAGCCACCGGAAGTGCTGGCCGAGGCGTTCGTCGGCTTTTCGGCCGGTGTCCGGGAGGCGCTCTTCGCGCTCCAGCAACCGGGCGACAACGAGATCGAGCGCGAGGCGCTGGCCGCCAACGCGCTCGCGACGCGCTATACCGTGTGCTGCCACGATCTGCTGCGGGATAGCCGCGTGGCGGCCGAGGACGTCCGTGCGATCGGCGTGCATGGGCAGACCGTGCGACATCGGCCGGAAAAGGGCTACACGCGGCAGATCAACAATCCGGCGCTGCTTGCGGAAATGACGCATATCGACGTGGTCGCCGATTTTCGCAGCCGTGATGTCGCCGCCGGCGGCCAGGGTGCCCCGCTCGTGCCCGCGTTCCACGCGACGATATTCGGCGCGAAGAACGAAACGCGTGTGGTCTGCAATCTCGGCGGCATCAGCAATATCACGATCCTGAACGCGACTGGCGGCGTGCGCGGCTTCGACTGCGGGCCGGCGAACGCGTTACTCGATGCGTGGGCCGAGCGTCATCTCGGCAAGCCGTTCGACGAAAACGGCCATTTCGCGGCGAGCGGCAGCGTGAATCGCGAGTTGCTGAACGCGTTGCTCGACGAGCCGTTCTTCTCGGAGCAGCCGCCGAAAAGCACGGGCCGCGATCTGTTCAACACCGACTGGCTCGACGCGAAGCTTGGGCCGTTCGCCGGCGTCGCTGCCGCCGACGTGCAAGCGACACTCGTTGCGCTCACCGCGGTAACGGTCGCACGCGAAATCGAGCGGCATGCGTCCGACGCGCGCGCGGTGTACGTCTGCGGCGGCGGCGCGCGCAATCCGGAAATCATGAAGGCGTTGCAGCAGGCGCTTGAAGACAGCGGCGTGAGCGGTGTGCCCGTGATGACGACCGATGCCCTCGGCGTGCCGCCAAGCCAAGTCGAACCACTCGCGTTCGCGTGGCTCGCGATGCGCTGCATCGCGCGGCTGCCGGGCAATCTGCCGAGCGTGACCGGCGCGTCAGCGGAGCGCGTATTGGGGGCGATCTATCCGCGGTAG
- the dtd gene encoding D-aminoacyl-tRNA deacylase, with product MIALIQRVRRAEVRVVDGENERVTGAIDSGLLALVCAERGDTEAAADRLLAKVLGYRVFSDAAGKMNLSVQNLDGAGRAGGLLLVSQFTLAADTNSGLRPSFTPAAPPDEGKRLFDYFVAAARAKHPIVETGEFGADMQVSLVNDGPVTFWLRTNA from the coding sequence ATGATCGCGCTGATCCAGCGTGTGCGGCGCGCCGAAGTGCGTGTCGTGGACGGTGAAAATGAGCGCGTGACCGGCGCGATCGACTCGGGCCTGCTTGCGCTCGTCTGCGCGGAGCGCGGCGATACCGAGGCCGCTGCCGACCGCCTGCTCGCGAAGGTGCTCGGCTATCGCGTATTCAGCGACGCGGCCGGCAAGATGAACCTGTCGGTGCAGAATCTCGACGGCGCCGGGCGCGCGGGCGGCTTGCTGCTCGTGTCGCAATTCACGCTCGCGGCCGATACCAACAGCGGCCTGCGCCCGAGCTTCACGCCCGCCGCGCCGCCCGACGAGGGCAAGCGCCTGTTCGACTACTTCGTCGCGGCCGCGCGCGCGAAGCATCCGATCGTCGAGACAGGCGAGTTCGGCGCGGACATGCAGGTGTCGCTCGTCAACGACGGGCCCGTCACGTTCTGGTTGCGGACCAACGCCTGA